In Elusimicrobiales bacterium, a single genomic region encodes these proteins:
- a CDS encoding clostripain-related cysteine peptidase: MPLKKLALLLAIASFPACAVAGAVSFDQPGQSLKNAARADSVISAETPAATAAPAKSADDAEKAADWTIMVFVNGKNNLEPYAFTNIYQMERIGSNNKVKVVVEFGRTAKNSSNDGAWKGCRRYLMQKADDTNAISSPVLDQTDKCDMGDYNRAIDFGKWAMAKYPAKHYMYVLWNHGSGWKKASGADKGISYDDETGHHITTPQMGQILKALGHVDVYGSDACLMQMAEVSYEIKDYTEYIVGSEETEPADGYTYDAMLKAINGSDLMPESVAKATVDSYSDHYGSRGSTQSSLKSAALPEFVSLLDSFTAAVISAGDKDSAKAARSAARNFAYADNKDLYDFVTILLKSAKSQEVIGAGKALLGHMDKELIAWNRYTGDYSKAHGLAIYLPSYSIGAGYGDLAFTKDSRWQDFIRWLNGN; this comes from the coding sequence CGTGATATCCGCCGAAACACCCGCCGCGACCGCGGCGCCGGCCAAATCCGCTGATGACGCCGAAAAAGCCGCGGACTGGACCATAATGGTGTTCGTAAACGGCAAGAACAACCTGGAGCCGTACGCCTTCACAAACATCTATCAGATGGAGAGAATAGGCTCCAACAACAAGGTCAAAGTCGTGGTGGAATTCGGGCGCACCGCCAAAAATTCCTCAAACGACGGCGCCTGGAAAGGCTGCCGCCGCTACCTGATGCAGAAAGCCGACGACACTAACGCCATCTCCTCCCCCGTTCTGGACCAGACCGACAAATGCGACATGGGCGACTACAACCGCGCCATAGACTTCGGCAAATGGGCGATGGCGAAATACCCCGCCAAGCATTACATGTACGTGCTGTGGAATCACGGCTCCGGCTGGAAAAAAGCCTCCGGCGCGGACAAGGGCATTTCCTATGACGACGAGACCGGGCACCACATAACCACCCCGCAAATGGGCCAGATTCTGAAGGCGCTGGGCCATGTGGACGTCTACGGCTCCGACGCCTGCCTCATGCAGATGGCCGAAGTCTCCTACGAAATCAAGGATTATACCGAGTACATTGTGGGCTCCGAGGAAACCGAACCCGCAGACGGCTACACCTACGACGCGATGCTAAAGGCCATAAACGGCTCCGACCTCATGCCCGAATCGGTCGCCAAGGCTACGGTGGACAGCTATTCCGACCATTACGGTTCCAGAGGTTCCACTCAATCCTCGCTGAAGTCGGCTGCGCTGCCGGAATTCGTGAGCCTGCTGGATTCGTTTACCGCCGCGGTCATCTCCGCAGGGGACAAGGATTCCGCCAAAGCCGCCAGAAGCGCCGCCCGGAACTTTGCCTACGCGGATAACAAGGACCTATACGACTTCGTTACCATACTGCTCAAATCCGCAAAGAGCCAGGAAGTCATCGGAGCGGGCAAGGCTTTGCTTGGCCACATGGACAAGGAGCTTATCGCCTGGAACCGCTATACCGGCGATTACAGCAAGGCGCACGGCCTGGCGATATATCTGCCGTCCTATTCCATAGGCGCCGGTTACGGCGACCTGGCATTTACAAAAGACAGCCGCTGGCAGGACTTCATCCGCTGGCTAAACGGCAACTAA